Proteins from one Candidatus Auribacterota bacterium genomic window:
- a CDS encoding PQQ-binding-like beta-propeller repeat protein codes for MKKTLLVISALVLASLITCFAQLQPNSPWPMFHHDARHTGQSEYAGPSLPMLNWSYMTGDWIDPSPSIGSDGKVYIGSEDANFYAFISTGLLAWSYATGRRVDSSAAIGSDGGVYVGSGDKNLYIMNSNGSLSWSYVTGNDVESSPVLGSDGRIFIGSDDNKIYALNPNGSLDWSYGTGWFVSACPALGSGVKVYFGSWDNNIYALNSNGSLNWSYGTMNYISCTPTLGSDETVYASSEDYNFYAVTSNGLLDWSYLTGSIPASPSLGSDGGIYVDSNYLYALTSTGLFNWSYKANNDGITFSSLALGNDGMVYVRADSYYLYSFNSTGSFSWSYKTASVVVSSPALGSDRRIYFGSWDNNVYCLSQGSTPTVTPTQPTPTPTHTPTVTPTHQPTEMPSSTPTSPPSTSTATPVPPAENVLNGISFKVGEQLVATFKVNVPIETPFDVYAVLILPNGRMLNARTLDRPVRPLARKVKKLPAGFTYQLMSKTIPTGAPKGEYELAVIFFDATKPYRTRADAFLDVSSKFTIQ; via the coding sequence ATGAAAAAGACCCTGTTGGTTATTTCCGCCCTCGTGCTAGCATCTCTTATCACTTGCTTCGCACAGCTTCAGCCCAACTCCCCATGGCCGATGTTTCACCATGATGCGCGGCACACGGGTCAGAGCGAGTACGCAGGGCCTTCGTTGCCTATGCTCAACTGGAGTTATATGACTGGAGACTGGATAGATCCTTCTCCCTCGATTGGGAGTGATGGGAAGGTTTATATCGGCTCGGAAGATGCAAATTTCTATGCCTTTATCTCAACCGGCTTGCTTGCTTGGAGCTATGCGACTGGACGGCGTGTGGATTCCTCTGCGGCGATAGGGAGTGATGGAGGGGTATATGTTGGTTCTGGTGATAAGAATCTCTATATCATGAACTCTAACGGTTCGCTCAGCTGGAGCTATGTCACTGGAAATGATGTGGAATCCTCCCCGGTATTGGGGAGCGATGGTAGGATATTCATTGGATCAGATGATAATAAGATCTACGCCCTGAATCCGAATGGCTCGCTTGATTGGAGCTATGGGACCGGATGGTTTGTGTCCGCTTGCCCCGCTCTTGGGAGTGGCGTAAAGGTGTATTTCGGTTCATGGGATAACAATATATACGCACTCAACTCTAACGGTTCGCTCAACTGGAGCTACGGGACTATGAATTACATATCCTGTACCCCCACTCTTGGGAGTGATGAGACGGTTTATGCCAGCTCTGAAGATTATAATTTCTATGCCGTCACTTCAAACGGCTTGCTCGACTGGAGCTATCTGACCGGAAGTATCCCTGCCTCTCCCTCGCTAGGGAGTGATGGAGGGATATATGTTGATTCCAATTATCTCTATGCACTCACCTCAACTGGCTTGTTCAACTGGAGTTATAAAGCTAATAATGATGGGATAACCTTTTCCTCATTAGCCCTGGGGAATGATGGAATGGTATACGTTCGCGCTGATAGTTATTATCTTTACTCTTTCAACTCAACCGGCTCATTCAGTTGGAGTTATAAGACGGCTTCGGTTGTAGTTTCATCTCCCGCACTGGGGAGCGATCGTAGGATATATTTTGGCTCATGGGATAATAACGTCTATTGCCTATCTCAAGGTTCCACACCTACAGTTACGCCGACGCAGCCGACTCCAACTCCGACACATACCCCCACCGTTACTCCCACGCACCAGCCGACCGAAATGCCGAGCTCAACGCCGACGAGTCCTCCTTCCACTTCAACCGCAACACCAGTTCCCCCCGCGGAGAATGTCCTCAACGGCATATCGTTCAAGGTGGGGGAGCAGCTCGTGGCGACATTCAAGGTGAACGTGCCGATCGAGACGCCGTTCGATGTCTACGCGGTGCTCATCCTGCCTAATGGGAGGATGCTGAATGCGAGGACGCTGGATAGGCCGGTCAGACCTCTTGCCCGGAAGGTGAAAAAGCTCCCGGCCGGATTCACCTATCAGCTCATGTCAAAGACAATCCCCACGGGTGCGCCGAAGGGGGAGTATGAGCTTGCGGTGATATTCTTCGATGCCACGAAGCCGTACCGGACCCGCGCCGACGCCTTCCTCGACGTGAGCTCGAAGTTCACGATACAATAG
- a CDS encoding rod shape-determining protein — protein MFGYLLGLFSNDIGIDLGTANTLVYVKGQGIVLMEPSVVAVQTGTNNVLAVGEEAKRMLGRTPGSITAIRPLKDGVIADFDITESMLRYFIRKVHNRRALVAPRVVIAVPSGITEVEKRAVKDSAEQAGARLVYLIEEPMAAAIGVGLPVQEPTANMIIDVGGGTTEVAIISLAGIVCSRSVRVGGDEMDEAIAQYLKRNYNLMVGERTAEEIKISIGSAYPLKEEMAVEVKGRDLIAGLPKTLRITSEEIREALSESISTIVEAIRITLERCPPELSADLVDRGLIMTGGGALLRGFPKLVSEETGLPVHLAEEPLKTVALGTGKVLDELYFLQKLIPAKRQGS, from the coding sequence ATGTTTGGATATCTTCTCGGGCTTTTTTCAAACGACATAGGGATTGACCTGGGGACCGCTAATACCCTTGTGTATGTCAAGGGGCAGGGGATTGTGCTCATGGAGCCCTCGGTGGTGGCGGTGCAGACGGGTACGAACAATGTGCTCGCGGTGGGTGAGGAGGCAAAGAGGATGCTGGGGCGAACCCCGGGGAGCATCACGGCGATCCGTCCGCTCAAAGATGGCGTGATCGCCGACTTCGATATCACCGAGAGCATGCTGAGGTATTTCATTCGCAAGGTTCACAACCGGAGGGCCCTCGTCGCGCCGCGCGTGGTCATTGCCGTGCCCTCGGGTATCACCGAGGTGGAAAAGCGGGCGGTGAAGGACTCCGCCGAGCAGGCGGGGGCGCGCCTCGTGTATCTCATCGAAGAGCCGATGGCCGCCGCCATCGGCGTGGGGCTGCCCGTGCAGGAGCCCACCGCGAACATGATCATTGATGTGGGAGGGGGCACTACCGAGGTGGCGATCATCTCACTCGCCGGGATTGTGTGTTCCAGGAGCGTCCGCGTGGGCGGCGATGAAATGGATGAGGCGATCGCTCAATATCTCAAGCGGAATTATAATCTGATGGTAGGGGAGCGCACCGCCGAGGAGATAAAAATTTCCATAGGGTCCGCGTATCCCCTCAAGGAAGAGATGGCAGTGGAGGTGAAGGGAAGAGATCTGATCGCGGGCCTCCCCAAGACCCTCAGGATCACCTCGGAAGAGATACGAGAGGCGCTCTCTGAGTCCATCTCCACAATCGTTGAAGCGATACGGATTACCCTGGAGCGCTGTCCCCCCGAGCTCTCTGCGGACCTCGTTGACCGCGGTCTCATCATGACGGGGGGTGGTGCGCTGCTCAGGGGATTTCCCAAACTCGTGTCCGAGGAAACGGGCCTCCCCGTCCATCTGGCTGAGGAGCCGCTCAAGACGGTCGCCCTCGGCACGGGGAAAGTGTTGGACGAACTCTACTTCCTCCAGAAACTCATTCCCGCGAAACGCCAGGGGTCATAA
- the mreC gene encoding rod shape-determining protein MreC: MVSRNVIWVAVAGAIIVLSLSLPYQVSSRSRVVIIRAFSPFINLEHSLISGARLFGVRWNSRGRLKEENIALRWKAKELSREVAELRDLKNENRRLRRLLDFKESSSHRLLPAQVVGRDARHWYSGVVIDRGTRDGVRPDMAVIDDEGVVGKVVESAPEMSTVLLIVDKRSRIGSVVERTRENGVLEGTSFNTCRLSYLPRRAEIRAGDRVLTSGMGGIYPKGLYVGECIGVYEGEYGLYTCADISPGVNFSTLEEVLVLIDHAVEKGDLLR, encoded by the coding sequence ATGGTCAGTCGAAATGTTATCTGGGTGGCTGTTGCCGGAGCCATTATAGTCCTCTCCCTCTCCCTGCCGTATCAGGTTTCCTCCCGATCACGGGTTGTGATCATCAGGGCGTTCTCACCCTTCATCAATCTGGAGCATTCCCTGATCAGCGGTGCGCGGCTGTTCGGGGTGAGGTGGAATTCCCGCGGGCGCCTGAAAGAGGAAAATATCGCGCTCCGGTGGAAGGCGAAGGAACTCTCGCGCGAGGTCGCCGAATTGCGCGATTTAAAAAATGAGAACCGGAGATTGCGCCGCCTCCTCGATTTCAAAGAATCCAGCAGCCACAGGCTGTTACCCGCGCAGGTCGTCGGAAGGGATGCACGCCATTGGTACAGCGGTGTGGTGATCGACAGGGGGACGCGGGATGGCGTCAGGCCTGATATGGCGGTGATCGACGACGAGGGGGTCGTGGGAAAAGTCGTCGAGAGCGCCCCCGAGATGAGCACGGTGTTGCTCATCGTTGACAAGCGAAGCCGGATCGGGAGCGTCGTCGAGCGCACGAGGGAAAATGGCGTGCTGGAGGGGACCTCATTCAATACGTGCAGACTGAGCTACCTCCCGCGCCGCGCGGAGATACGCGCCGGAGACAGAGTGCTCACCTCGGGGATGGGAGGGATTTATCCGAAGGGGCTCTACGTCGGGGAGTGCATCGGGGTGTATGAGGGGGAGTATGGCCTCTATACCTGCGCGGATATCTCTCCCGGTGTCAACTTCAGCACGCTTGAAGAGGTGCTTGTCCTCATTGACCATGCGGTGGAGAAGGGCGATTTACTCAGGTGA